The DNA window CTCTTCTGTCATAAAGACACTTGCGTGGTCTTTGTGTCTTAACATGCTCCCGAGGCAAATTGTCCCAATATGCATCTAAAGCATATGCAACGACACCTGTTCGAAAACAATCATGACCTACTTCACCATGCGAATATTAGGACAAACGTATACATTGACTCGTGTTCATATAACTAGAATGCATGTACACCCGAGTGCGCATATATATTAGGATGTGTATATGCACTTTGGGCAACTTCGCTATCTTGGGCGAATAGGGGCTAGATGGCCCCGTAGCAATAAGCCCCTCACGGGTGAGGTTGCAATATGGTTTTGGCCAAAAAAACGTGGTATAAGGAAAAACGGGGTCTTGCCTTTCTCCTATTCCgccaaagcaaaaaaaaaaaaaactcgaaaCATTGTTTTCGAGTATCTAGCTCGAACTTTGACACTCTGACATTacatgtttaattaaattttaatcagCCGTTCATTTATGGTGTGCTcaattcattatttattatattttttatttaaatataataaataaaatcacactAGCGGCGTCCTATTACTCTAGCCTAGCACAACATAACTACAGAACGGAAACTAGTTTTTTAGCTAATTTAAAAGAATATTGAAGCCGTCTGAATTTACATAATCACACAATCAATGAGAGGCTATTCTGCTTCTGGTGACAAGAAGCAAGTCATGTACTCTACATGCAGTAGTAAAGCGCACAAAGAAACACAGTTACTACATGATGCACACAACGTACAACAATCCCCTACATATCGTTACTGCATTTCGTTTTGCTGTTACTTGACAGTAAAAGGTTCAATGACATAGCAGCGGCTGCAAGAGGCTCTACCACATTTACTTTAACCGTGGAGGGAACTATGCCCTTTATGTATGTTCTGATAGCTAAGAGTGCTTTAGAGGCTTCCACGAGATCATCCTTTGACATTCCAAAGCATCTACAAATTTTGCCTTAAGAACACTTAAAAAGGATTAGAAGTGGTGACCAATGTAAGACACTCAGCTGATGTGTTCTTGATGATATGATACGTTAGATCGACCAAGCTCTTTGTGGAGCTGAATCCAGTGATCTTCACATTCCGGAGGTTGTCATGGCGATGCTCTGGCAATTAAGTGCCTTAAATCTGAGGGGTTTACAAAGATTTGGTCATCCTCCGGGTTTTCGCATATACCTGAAGATGACAAATCCTGATAGTTGACTTAATGGTTCCACCAAAGTAACAAAACATGTTCGCAGTATAAAAGTGGCTTACATCCATGATAAAAGTAGGGCAGGCATCGAAAAAGGAAACCAGAGACAAATAATCATATGATGGAGAAAAGGGAGTTAGTGCAATAAGAGTAATCTGCAAGTGCTTGAGATTGAGGAACGTGTTAGGCACCATTGATGTACTGCATGccaatctgaaaaaaaaacagattaacaaaatattatgtttAAAGGTGTGAACATGTAACATTTCCAAGGTTTGGAGAAATAGAAGGAAGCTCAGTGCAAGCATGATAGCGAACCAATGAAGACCccatcgttttttttttgggtggggggggggggttcaaAAGACTCTATTGTTACACCAATCTAATACCGTGACCGATCACCAGCATATATACCCTCTCTGGCTCTCTCCAGATGTTGTTTccaattaaataagatagtaACGAAATACCAAGGTCCTCAAGCTAATAACAATGCTAAAATGCCGGATATTTCTATTTATGGGTATTGATACGGATCAAGGTGTATCAATGGTATCAAAATTCAAGAAGCAGAACTACACGTATGAATTCGGTGGCTGTTTGTTAGCCTATAGACAGGTAAGATTAAggtgaaatatatttttctaccaGACCTCAGAAAGAGGATTTTGTTGATGCATTGACAGGACTGGAGAATGAGGTATGTGGACGATAAAAGATGGTCATCAAACACTGATAACTTTAACGACTTCAAGCTATATTGATAGCAAAATTTCATAAACAATACTTTATGCTCAGGATATGAACTTGTTAATTCACTCGGcacaattagaaaaaaaaagacacgtgttttgctatatatacgtgttttaacgatctaaaagcaaagctgaaaaataaactacaataaaaatcttcaaaattaatttcaattttaaagttaaatatataaattttggtttataagtaccAGAAGCGAAAGTTGAAGCCAACGGGCCTGAGCAGTTTTTGTCAACGTCTACAGTCTACACTAGCATTCACTAGGCCGAGTTTGCCCACACGATCTGGAACTAACCAGCATGGGCTTTTTAACCACGAGGCCCAAATCCTGACGGCAATGGACCATGCGGAGGAAAAGGGTGGACAGCTCTTTACCGGCCCACGAAGCTCCCTCTCTCGCTGGATCTTTTCCCCGCGTCCCCTCTTCTcccgtggcggcggtggcgcgagcGCGACGGTCAGTTACGTGTTCGCGCGCGAGCCACCACCACACGTCCGCTTCCCTCACCTCACCCACCCTCTTCTTTGTGCTTCCTCCCACGccgcgcgagcgagcgggcgcAGCTTAAACCCGACCCACGCCATGGCTCTCCccaccacctcccctctcgccgcggccgcagcGAGGCCCGGCgcgctcccgtcgccgccccgccgccggcccccgCGCGTCTCCTGCCAGGCGACCCAAGGGGGTTCTCGTGGCGGCAATTCGTCCAGCACCTCGCCGCCAGCGGCGCCGAGGTGGCGTGCCGCTGTTTCCGCAGCcctcgcggcggcgatcgTGTCCGCAATGCCGGCCTACGCGGATCTTAACAAGTTCGAGGCGGAGCAGCGTGGCGAGTTCGGCATTGGCTCCGCCGCGCAGTTTGGGTCGGCCGACCTCAAGTACGCGGGCTTCTTTCCCCTTTCCGCCTCCACTTCTTCCCCGCGTTGCTTCATTGCGTATTTGTGTTGCTGATATTATCGTTTTgtacttgtattttttttacaggaAGGCCGTTCATGTTAATGAGAACTTCAGGTGCGTGCTTAATTTCACGAATCCGAAATTAACATTTTGTACGCTTCAGCGCTAAATGTTTGACGGCGGGTTGTAAGGAATAGTTGAACCAAATGAATCTTGTGTTTCCAGTTTCAATAGTAAACAGAAATTTCATTTGGTCTCTGCCTGTTGGGGCTTGAAGGTAATTTTGGTTCTCTATAAGTGGGATATATGTAGTACTCTCAAGCTCATGCTTGTGCGATGCTAGTGTTCTGGATAATTAGTCACACATCTGCCTGAAATCTAgtgagctatatatatatatattccaagGATTGATTCTAAGGCAGGATCTAGAGATGCAAGGTCTTGCactttaaagtttttttgttAGCGTTTTTCCCAGGCAGGCTCTGAAGTAGTtaatcagtttttttaaaactaacatATTGTCAATTGTGTTGAGTGCTGTTACAACATTTTCAGAGATGGAGGGCAAATACaacctttatttttctattgcttttttttagaaaataagacCACATCCACCTTTAATTAAGGTTAATAAGGAGTCTTATACAAacttgaaaggaaaaaaggaattACAGAAACCAGATCTGCTTGTTTACAAGAAaccaagagaaaaaataattgagaatTGCCAGAGTTTTCGTCAGCATGCCATGTAATCCCAACTCAGAAGTACTACTATTAAGACAACAATGCAAAGATGGAAGAGTAACACAGTAATATTGCCAAACTTATTTATCTCTCAGCCGCATCACAAAAGCAAACAATCTATAAATTAGCACTCAATTTTATTCTTTACCATAACCGATTCATCTTGGCATGGTTATCCTATCCACCTTTAGCAACCGCAAGTCATTGCATATAAAAGAGAGAGTGACATGCTAATCAATAGGTTGGTGAGGAAAATCCTCAATTCTGTTGTATGAATTCTCCTGCGgttcaagaaaaatattgtttcttcatttttttctttatctaatATGTCATTTATCAATATAGGCGGGCAAACTTCACAGCGGCTGATATGAGGGAGTCAAATTTCAGTGGTTCCACATTCAATGGTGCCTATCTTGAAAAGGCTGTTGCTTATAGAGCAAATTTCACTGGTAAGTGAAACAGCGTCTTTTCAGTATAGGCGTGTCAAGCTCCCTCTTTGTAGTTCTGCGGTATGCCTTAACGGGGAGACAATACACTAGAGATATCATAGAGAACCCTTGCAAAATGGTTATACAAGCGTCCCCACTAATCCTTCCCATTATAAACTCTGAGCATGACTGCATGTGAATACGAGTTAGATATATGATCCAAATGTCAATATCCAATGCATTTGGATTATGGTATTAGCtttctaatatgatttttaatctttttctaTTAGGACTCTTATAGTTCCCTAATAAGACTTTAGTCTTTTTTCTATCAGGATTCTTATgcttattgtttatatatctcTCGTAAGTTGCACGGAAAAGATTCCGTTGTATTACCCTATATTATAATCATTTCCTCATAGTAGTTATTGCCGATCGACGTCGTGGCTTTTTTCATAAGAGTTTCCACGTAAAACTTCATGTATTGTGCGTCTATTTTACTAACAATGCGGTTATGGAATACTACCACTTCGGGCTTTCCATGATGCTATTATGACACAATTTCACTGTATTTTTTTGCGGGGAAGACCTAGGAATGGTCGcccaatttcattaagattCAATTTCACTGTAttgttgttttggttttttgcaGGCGCAGATTTGAGTGATACTTTGATGGACCGCATGGTAAACAATAATGGCTTCTTTATGCATGgtcatgtttttcttgttcCAAATATCTTTTGCAAATGCATGTATATAGTTATGAACATGTTATGTTCAAGGGCATACTGGTACTGCACTTAATCGTGCAAAGGCATAATTTGACATCTGGGAGTTAAAAGAGAGAATGCATCAGAATTCTTGATCAGACTATCAGAGTAGTAAATGATTCATATGTTAGTTTTGGTgctatatacatgtatatgaaTTGTTACATGCAAATATAAAGCCCGATAATATACCGTTCACCATGGCAACAGGTGAATCCTTTGCTCCTGTTCTTaatttagatcattaaaatTTCCAGAAACAATAATGTCAAGGCAGAGTTAcctttaagtttttttaaaaaagtctgGCTGTTGTTGACAGGTTCTCAATGAAGCTAACCTTACCAATGCTGTGCTTGTACGGTCAGTCCTTACACGTAGTGATCTTGGTGGAGCAATCATCGAAGGTGCTGACTTCAGTGATGCTGTTATTGACCTAACACAGAAACAGGTATATGAAAGTTGAATGACACTGTATTTCACAATTTCTCactaaagtttaattttacatGTTCCATACTTCCATGCTTCTGTTTGACAAGCTTCAGCACACCGGATTCTAAGGATGTGCCTTTTATTTTCCTGCTTTGAAGTGTTTATATAGTTTACTGTGCATTATTTTCTGAAATGAGATTTAGCATTATGGATGcttgctatcttttttttgtaCGACTAATTTGCAAACACTGTGCCAacaaattatgtactaatGCACAAGTGTCATAAAAACTTCGGACAAGAACATGGCATGGACTTAACTATTACTCCctatgtcccaaaataaatcaacttttgAGATTTTAGACGTAATGTTTagctcttcgtcttatttaaaaaaattttatgattaataattttagttttattagatgataaaacatgaatagtactttatgtgtgactaatttttttaaaaatttttaaaaatttttcaaataagacgaatggtcaaacgctctacataaaaaccaagaagttgattttttgtgggacggagggagtatctccTGAGGCCCTGATGTCTCATGTCTTTGAGAGGAAAGTTCCATGTGCTCAAGATACTTCAGTTTTGTTTCGTCAGCTGCTAACAGCAGTGTCTTTATCCTGACCAGACATTGCATAATCCTTAATGCCCCACATCTGTGGCAAATGAATTTGAAGTTGAGGACGGGCACCATGTCATCAGTGGTCAAAACTAATTTTGGATGATATGTCAAAGGATCTCCATATGATGCCATGTTTGGATCCATCTTCAATGTTTTGCACAAGTTCTATCTTATATAGCAAATAAAAGATTATGCTGGTGACTAATTATAGTCAAACTCAATATGTAGgctttgtgcaaatatgcaaatggAACCAACCCTTTAACAGGGGTCAGCACTCGGAAAAGCCTTGGATGTGGCAATAGTCGCCGAAATGCATATGGGAGcccttcttctcctctttTAAGTGCTCCACCACCCAAACTTCTGGACCGTGATGGTTTCTGTGATGAAGCAACTGGTATGTGTGACGCAAAATAAAAGAGGAATTATCCAACATACTGCAGAAATTGGGCACTGAATGCTGTATCTACATTGGAGATTGGGTGAAAGACAAAGCAGACCGGTTCAGGATTCAGAGAATTGTGCTGTTTGTGCTCTTTCCAGGTGATGTAACGTTGCAGTGTAATCAGGTAAACTAGGAATGTAGATATGTTATGGATACTGAACTACGTACTGAAGTGATAGAAACTGATGccgtatatatacatatcaaaGTGCTCCAGAATTCATTCGCTACATACCTACAGACTACTGCtggcactagctagctagagagtATTTTGTCAGTAAATAAACTTATCATTCCTTTTCAATGAATTGGGATACATCTATAAAGTTCACAAACATTTCTGACGCATTGGCAGCGGCCATAGCTGCCGGATCGAAAGATGGACTGCACAAATAGACGTCCATCGACAGCttttgtctattttttttcacaaattgtCAAGTTAATTACTGAAGCCCCA is part of the Oryza brachyantha chromosome 2, ObraRS2, whole genome shotgun sequence genome and encodes:
- the LOC102710373 gene encoding thylakoid lumenal protein TL20.3, chloroplastic produces the protein MALPTTSPLAAAAARPGALPSPPRRRPPRVSCQATQGGSRGGNSSSTSPPAAPRWRAAVSAALAAAIVSAMPAYADLNKFEAEQRGEFGIGSAAQFGSADLKKAVHVNENFRRANFTAADMRESNFSGSTFNGAYLEKAVAYRANFTGADLSDTLMDRMVLNEANLTNAVLVRSVLTRSDLGGAIIEGADFSDAVIDLTQKQALCKYANGTNPLTGVSTRKSLGCGNSRRNAYGSPSSPLLSAPPPKLLDRDGFCDEATGMCDAK